The Tripterygium wilfordii isolate XIE 37 chromosome 4, ASM1340144v1, whole genome shotgun sequence genome has a window encoding:
- the LOC119996075 gene encoding putative EG45-like domain containing protein 1: MEKATLIIVAIVATLISVASAAPGIATFYTSYVPSACYGGQQQGVMIAAASDTLWKGGAVCGKYFRVTCTGPRNPVPHPCTGKSVVVKIVDHCPGGCPSTLDLSREAFAQIANPVAGIINIDYQQ; the protein is encoded by the exons ATGGAGAAAGCCACTTTGATTATTGTAGCCATTGTTGCAACCCTAATCTCAGTAGCATCAGCAGCACCTGGAATCGCTACTTTCTACACCAGTTATGTCC CATCGGCATGTTATGGAGGGCAGCAACAAGGAGTGATGATTGCAGCAGCTAGTGATACACTATGGAAAGGTGGGGCTGTGTGTGGGAAATATTTCAGAGTTACATGTACAGGGCCTAGAAATCCTGTACCACATCCATGCACAGGCAAAAGTGTTGTGGTTAAGATTGTTGATCATTGTCCAGGAGGATGTCCATCAACTCTTGATCTCTCTAGAGAAGCTTTTGCTCAGATTGCTAATCCAGTTGCTGGGATCATTAACATTGATTACCAACAGTAA